The following coding sequences lie in one Polluticoccus soli genomic window:
- a CDS encoding exonuclease domain-containing protein: MLYAIVDIETTGSFASGNGITEIAIAIHDGEQVINFYETLVNPHQAIPYFIQSLTGITNEMVANAPSFEEVAGQIHELLQDKVFVAHNVNFDYSFVKHHLQEAGYKLEEKKLCTVRLSRKILPGKKSYSLGKLCRELGIGLDNHHRAGGDTMATANLFTMLVANDAAGVIPQMLKGRNREQYLPPHLPVEQLDNLPRGAGVYYFYNEVGKPIYVGKANNIFKRVKSHFSNNKSGKQKQDFLREIHRISYKECATELMAHILESTEIRRLWPRYNRSQRGYLPQFGLFVYEDRSGFKRFAIEKNKHYYKPLYTFNTLIEGHNWLRELIGEFDLCPRLCNLAKVADCGNGEVASNTKWDCEIHNNPTSYNKRADDAITWIGKHLPSFAFIDKGIDESEQSCILVKKGNFYGMGYIQNSLQLDDIELLQEKLEPYQDNDYIRNLILKHAAAFPEKCYTFG, translated from the coding sequence ATGCTTTACGCGATAGTGGATATAGAAACAACGGGGAGTTTTGCTTCGGGTAATGGCATTACAGAAATAGCCATCGCCATACATGATGGCGAGCAGGTGATCAACTTCTACGAAACACTGGTCAATCCTCACCAGGCTATCCCATATTTTATCCAATCGCTTACCGGCATCACCAACGAAATGGTGGCTAATGCGCCTTCTTTCGAAGAGGTAGCAGGACAAATACACGAGCTGCTGCAAGACAAGGTTTTTGTGGCACACAATGTCAACTTCGACTACTCGTTTGTAAAACACCATTTGCAGGAAGCCGGTTATAAGCTGGAAGAGAAAAAACTCTGCACCGTTCGCCTTTCACGCAAAATACTGCCCGGCAAAAAAAGCTATAGCCTTGGCAAGCTTTGTCGCGAGCTGGGTATAGGCCTTGACAATCACCACCGCGCAGGTGGCGATACCATGGCCACCGCCAACCTGTTTACCATGCTGGTAGCCAACGATGCTGCTGGCGTGATACCACAAATGCTGAAGGGCCGTAACCGCGAGCAATACCTGCCACCACACCTGCCGGTAGAGCAACTGGATAATTTACCTCGCGGTGCCGGCGTATACTATTTCTACAACGAAGTAGGTAAGCCTATTTATGTAGGTAAGGCCAACAATATATTCAAGCGCGTAAAAAGCCATTTCTCTAATAATAAATCCGGCAAACAGAAACAGGATTTCCTGCGCGAGATACACCGTATCAGCTATAAGGAATGCGCTACAGAACTGATGGCACACATTCTGGAGAGCACAGAAATACGTAGGCTGTGGCCGCGTTACAACCGCAGCCAGCGTGGCTACCTGCCGCAGTTTGGTTTGTTCGTGTACGAAGACCGTTCGGGCTTCAAGCGTTTTGCAATAGAGAAGAACAAACACTATTACAAGCCGCTCTATACTTTCAATACACTCATTGAAGGACACAACTGGCTGCGTGAGCTGATAGGAGAATTTGATCTCTGCCCACGCCTGTGCAACCTGGCTAAGGTGGCTGATTGCGGCAATGGCGAAGTAGCTTCGAATACAAAATGGGATTGTGAAATTCACAACAACCCAACCAGCTACAACAAAAGAGCCGACGACGCCATCACATGGATAGGCAAACACCTTCCCAGCTTCGCCTTTATCGACAAAGGGATCGATGAAAGCGAGCAGAGCTGCATCCTGGTGAAGAAGGGTAATTTTTACGGCATGGGCTACATCCAAAACAGCCTTCAACTTGATGACATCGAGCTGTTGCAGGAAAAGCTGGAACCATACCAAGACAATGACTACATCCGCAACCTGATACTCAAACACGCAGCCGCCTTTCCCGAAAAGTGCTACACCTTCGGTTAA
- a CDS encoding RDD family protein encodes MEPVVSSIFDEMEQYKPLPYASNWLRLANNLIDSIIALLLLLLIQNVLDVITTLSGINISGIFVSEEPLDRLLAYLCNSFFMFVLYLLFEGSTKGRTPGKLVTGTRAVREDNTPITWDDAVIRSLFRFIPFEALSAFSSNGLWHDRLSKTRVVKTRGY; translated from the coding sequence ATGGAACCTGTAGTGTCTTCTATTTTCGATGAGATGGAGCAATACAAGCCCCTACCTTATGCTTCCAACTGGCTGCGTTTAGCGAACAACCTGATAGATAGCATTATCGCTCTTTTGCTGCTCCTGTTGATCCAGAACGTGCTCGACGTGATCACAACATTATCTGGTATCAATATTTCCGGAATTTTCGTCAGCGAAGAACCGTTAGACCGCCTACTCGCATATCTGTGTAACTCCTTTTTCATGTTCGTTCTTTATCTTCTCTTCGAAGGGTCAACAAAGGGCCGCACGCCTGGAAAACTGGTAACCGGCACACGAGCAGTACGAGAAGACAATACACCAATAACCTGGGACGACGCGGTTATTCGTTCGCTGTTCCGGTTTATACCCTTCGAAGCACTCAGCGCATTTAGCAGCAATGGCCTCTGGCACGATCGCCTTTCTAAAACAAGAGTAGTAAAAACACGAGGCTACTGA
- a CDS encoding toxin-antitoxin system YwqK family antitoxin gives MKCFWRRLFILFSMLPAFAGSSFAQDTLRYFVDYGGIKCAQQSAYCYRLAAKEDSLWHIQSYYLPEGEMQMEGQFWDEEATKPQDTIVRYHKNGETESIEIYKDGKLDGLRLAYDTVGQPLDSCYYKNGQPSSYHFSWNTDGLLTEFGDYDEEGKGTGMVWHYHDNTKLCCYGKRSAGNAADGPWTFYYDDGSVSTHETYVRGKLKKRVCYDPADSTSPVKCKDAESASKAFKKEIETLLAAQTSTMFGCGEKLVDKKGRLVVDVCVEIDGQVTSTIIQPFDPCVDYHVTHALGELTVPVQVKHNRYERTCEVRNIDFQ, from the coding sequence GTGAAATGTTTTTGGCGGAGGTTGTTTATTCTCTTCAGCATGTTGCCGGCGTTTGCCGGTAGCTCCTTCGCGCAAGATACCTTGAGGTACTTCGTTGATTATGGCGGCATAAAATGTGCCCAGCAAAGCGCTTATTGTTACAGGTTGGCAGCAAAAGAAGACAGTTTGTGGCATATACAGAGCTACTACCTGCCGGAGGGGGAAATGCAGATGGAAGGTCAGTTTTGGGATGAGGAGGCTACAAAACCCCAGGATACTATTGTCCGATATCATAAAAACGGGGAAACCGAAAGCATTGAAATATATAAGGACGGGAAGCTGGATGGCCTGCGACTGGCATACGATACTGTGGGCCAACCGTTAGACTCTTGCTACTACAAAAATGGACAGCCGAGTAGTTATCATTTCAGCTGGAATACAGATGGCCTGCTAACGGAATTTGGTGATTATGATGAGGAAGGCAAAGGCACGGGTATGGTCTGGCACTACCACGATAACACAAAATTGTGTTGCTACGGCAAGCGGTCGGCAGGGAACGCCGCCGATGGTCCATGGACCTTTTATTATGACGACGGAAGCGTGAGCACTCACGAAACATACGTAAGAGGCAAGCTCAAAAAGCGGGTGTGTTATGATCCCGCCGATTCTACCTCACCGGTAAAATGCAAAGATGCAGAATCGGCTTCCAAGGCATTTAAAAAGGAAATTGAAACTCTGCTGGCGGCTCAAACAAGCACTATGTTTGGTTGCGGTGAAAAGCTTGTCGACAAAAAAGGCAGGCTGGTAGTTGATGTTTGTGTAGAGATAGACGGACAGGTGACAAGCACCATTATTCAGCCTTTTGATCCCTGTGTCGATTACCACGTTACGCATGCTTTAGGTGAGCTGACGGTGCCTGTGCAGGTAAAACATAACCGGTATGAACGGACCTGTGAGGTGCGGAATATAGATTTTCAGTAG
- a CDS encoding carbonic anhydrase, whose product MRQHEHKILPQDVSPAEALATLKEGNFRFINNLKLNRDLLEQMNDTKDGQWPFAAILSCMDSRTSAELIFDLGLGDIFSIRIAGNIISENTLGSLEYATAVVGSRLIVVLGHTNCGAVKGACDDVQLGHITNLLEKIKPAVANETTVTDNRTGGNQHFVNEVAKINAVESVRQIVEKSDIIRNLVNDGRVGIVPAMYDVATGKVTFYEQDTLMKTEAAAATSVA is encoded by the coding sequence ATGAGACAACACGAGCATAAAATATTACCACAAGACGTGAGCCCGGCAGAAGCCCTGGCTACGCTGAAAGAAGGAAACTTCCGTTTCATCAATAACCTGAAACTGAACCGCGATCTGTTGGAGCAGATGAACGATACCAAAGACGGTCAGTGGCCATTTGCGGCCATTTTGAGCTGCATGGATTCACGTACATCGGCCGAACTGATATTTGACCTGGGACTGGGCGATATCTTCAGCATCCGTATTGCCGGCAATATCATTTCTGAAAATACTCTGGGAAGCCTGGAGTATGCTACCGCCGTAGTAGGATCAAGGCTGATAGTGGTGCTGGGTCATACCAACTGTGGTGCTGTAAAAGGTGCATGCGACGATGTACAATTGGGACATATTACCAACCTGCTGGAAAAAATAAAACCTGCCGTAGCCAATGAAACTACTGTGACAGACAACAGGACCGGGGGTAACCAACACTTTGTAAATGAAGTAGCAAAAATAAATGCTGTAGAAAGTGTCCGTCAGATAGTTGAAAAAAGCGATATCATTCGTAACTTAGTAAACGATGGCAGAGTAGGGATAGTGCCCGCCATGTACGATGTGGCCACCGGTAAGGTGACCTTTTACGAACAAGATACATTGATGAAGACAGAGGCTGCTGCAGCAACCTCTGTAGCATAA
- a CDS encoding tetratricopeptide repeat protein — MLALVNTSTAQQSVSWPSPEVEQMYKQAREFHSKGNLKQAIMMYKQAIQAAPGIMLLHRELGQAQYISGDYAEAQNTLQPVIDNGAADEETYHIMASSQMSRGDHKKARNTIKAALERYPHSGILYNLSGKMYEANNERPEALQAWLLGIENDPGYHINYYDAARAYMDAGVYTWAILYGEMFINIEQQTPRSHDMRKMVMNSYAKMFQSVEAVKFGKTNAPVSGFERAVYNTYIKLSPVVADGFTAENLTMLRTRFMMDWFTMGYNRRFPFSLFTRHDDMIRNGYFDIYNQWLFGKAENPAVYDAWTKFHADAIPEMEEYLKENPYHPGGADFHNNKQVDDLFKKKKKG, encoded by the coding sequence ATGCTGGCACTGGTAAATACTTCCACAGCCCAGCAGTCTGTTTCCTGGCCTTCGCCGGAAGTGGAGCAGATGTACAAGCAGGCCCGCGAATTTCACTCGAAAGGTAACCTGAAACAGGCCATCATGATGTACAAGCAAGCTATACAGGCTGCTCCCGGCATCATGCTGCTGCACCGTGAGCTGGGACAGGCACAATACATCTCAGGCGATTATGCTGAAGCTCAGAATACCCTGCAACCTGTTATAGACAATGGCGCTGCCGATGAGGAAACCTACCACATCATGGCTTCCAGCCAGATGTCTCGTGGCGACCACAAAAAGGCACGCAATACTATAAAAGCCGCCCTGGAGCGCTATCCGCACTCAGGTATATTATATAACCTGTCGGGCAAAATGTACGAGGCCAACAATGAACGCCCTGAAGCGCTGCAAGCCTGGCTGCTCGGCATAGAGAACGATCCCGGCTACCATATTAACTATTACGATGCTGCCCGTGCCTACATGGATGCCGGCGTCTACACATGGGCTATCCTGTATGGCGAAATGTTCATCAATATAGAACAACAAACACCCCGTTCTCACGACATGAGAAAGATGGTGATGAACTCATATGCAAAAATGTTCCAGTCGGTAGAAGCAGTGAAATTTGGCAAGACCAATGCGCCTGTTTCCGGCTTTGAGCGGGCGGTATACAATACTTATATCAAGCTTTCCCCGGTTGTAGCTGATGGCTTTACCGCCGAAAACCTGACCATGCTGCGCACGCGCTTTATGATGGACTGGTTCACCATGGGTTATAACAGGAGGTTTCCTTTCAGTCTCTTTACCCGCCACGACGATATGATCCGCAACGGATACTTCGATATCTACAACCAGTGGCTGTTCGGCAAGGCCGAAAATCCGGCTGTCTACGATGCATGGACTAAGTTTCACGCCGATGCTATACCGGAAATGGAAGAATACCTGAAAGAGAACCCATACCACCCGGGCGGAGCTGATTTCCATAATAATAAACAGGTAGACGACCTTTTTAAGAAGAAGAAAAAAGGCTAA
- a CDS encoding peptidylprolyl isomerase, with protein MPLIRFHKIMTRKSFFQFTYSIATLLFVLAISAGAHAQTLDKIVAVIGKNRIILQSELDAEAANYKQQMPEFHDSMKCDLLQQMIMRKMLVEQAERDSIPLSDEEVDGTLEQRVRYFISLYGSKEKLEEISGKTIYQLKEENREIIKEGMLSERMQSKILQNVKVTPAEVQVFYKQIPADSLPFFPATVEMGQIVIDPPLNPELEAYTRQEMEKIRKEIVEGGKDFEVMAGLHSQDPGSRDNGGDLGTISRTDVVPEFAAAAYKLQNGEISPVIKSKFGFHIIQMVARKGDQVHVRHILKRPERTSGDFKIAMTKLDSIRAQLVAGTITFQEAVGKYNTDEAASRTGGMIADQQTGSTSLEIDKLDPALALMIDTLQPGTFSSPQIFDKGNGERSTRIVYMRSITKPHKANLQDDYGRIQEVALQQKKAKKLDEWMAEKSPSYYLKVDEEYSNCHAIRQLNSVKR; from the coding sequence TTGCCCCTTATACGTTTTCACAAGATCATGACCAGGAAAAGCTTTTTCCAATTTACTTATAGTATTGCTACCCTGTTATTTGTGCTGGCTATTTCGGCCGGCGCCCATGCCCAGACGCTCGATAAGATCGTAGCGGTTATCGGCAAGAACCGCATCATCCTTCAGTCTGAGCTGGATGCTGAAGCGGCCAACTACAAACAACAGATGCCCGAATTTCACGACTCAATGAAATGCGATCTGCTTCAGCAGATGATCATGCGCAAAATGCTGGTAGAACAGGCGGAGCGTGATAGTATCCCTTTAAGCGACGAAGAAGTAGATGGTACCCTGGAGCAGCGCGTGCGTTATTTCATCAGCCTGTATGGCTCTAAAGAAAAGCTGGAAGAGATCTCTGGTAAAACCATTTACCAGCTGAAAGAAGAGAACCGCGAGATCATTAAAGAAGGTATGCTGTCTGAAAGGATGCAATCCAAGATCCTGCAGAACGTAAAAGTTACTCCTGCCGAAGTGCAGGTGTTCTATAAACAGATACCCGCCGATAGCCTTCCTTTCTTCCCGGCTACGGTTGAGATGGGACAGATCGTGATCGACCCACCACTGAACCCCGAACTGGAGGCTTATACCCGCCAGGAAATGGAGAAGATCCGCAAAGAGATAGTGGAGGGCGGTAAGGATTTTGAAGTGATGGCCGGCCTGCATAGCCAGGACCCCGGCAGCCGCGATAACGGTGGTGATCTTGGTACTATCAGTCGTACCGATGTGGTGCCTGAATTTGCTGCCGCAGCATATAAACTGCAGAACGGAGAGATATCTCCTGTTATCAAATCAAAGTTTGGTTTCCACATCATACAGATGGTAGCACGTAAAGGCGACCAGGTACACGTTCGTCACATCCTGAAACGACCTGAGCGTACTTCTGGCGACTTCAAGATAGCCATGACGAAACTGGACAGCATACGTGCACAGCTGGTAGCCGGTACAATCACCTTCCAGGAAGCAGTAGGCAAATACAATACAGACGAAGCAGCCAGTCGTACCGGTGGTATGATAGCCGACCAGCAAACGGGAAGCACCAGCCTTGAGATCGACAAATTGGATCCTGCGCTGGCGCTGATGATCGACACGTTGCAGCCCGGCACTTTCTCCAGCCCCCAGATTTTCGACAAGGGTAATGGCGAACGTTCTACACGCATCGTATACATGCGCAGCATCACCAAGCCACACAAGGCCAACCTGCAGGATGACTACGGCCGCATACAGGAAGTAGCCCTACAGCAAAAGAAAGCTAAGAAGCTGGACGAGTGGATGGCTGAGAAATCACCTTCTTACTATCTGAAGGTGGATGAAGAATACAGCAACTGTCACGCTATACGCCAGTTGAATAGCGTTAAGAGATAG
- a CDS encoding TonB-dependent receptor has product MKNLFTLIGVMGLCTAAHAQTETDSIHPIRMDQVVISANKFNESKKDIAQPLQLITRQETEWAMPQTTASLLEQTGNVFVQRSQMGGGSAVIRGFEASRVLMVVDGVRMNNAIYRAGHLQNIITIDNNLLESTEILYGPASTLYGSDALGGVIVFNTKNPVVSGSSKTKVSGNAMTRYSTANHEKTAHVDLNLGLKKIAFLTSVTYSDFDDLRQGTFRNPFYGSLGLRDSFVTTIDGVDNIVANDDNNIQKFSGYNQVDVMEKILFRPSWRISHTLNLQYSNSSNIPRYDRLTDMRNGRLRYAEWYYGPQLRMMGAYQFHAHDLVGFFDEIKAGASYQRIQESRYQRSFKSKDLQARIEDVDVIGYNVDFRKEMKKHELTLGTDGQYNKVKSTAHIENVNTAETTPLDTRYPDGGSNMLYAAVYGQHLYKINSKLVLNDGVRLNYTSLKSKFEDQTFFPFPFSSAEQNNLAWSGNLGLVYMPAERWRFAANSSTGFRAPNVDDMVKVFESTAGGNLIVPNPDLKPEYTYNVDLGINYIVDNTLKLEASGFYTWFRNAIVTDKFTLNGADSVEYDGKMTAIFASQNKARACLYGFNAAITAQLMPRVTLYSTINFTYGRYFNAADKETPLDHIPPVFGKTSIIYREKKFTGEVFALYNGMKRLKDYSASGEDNLAYATAMGMPGWYTLNLRAGYQVHHRISAEVALENILDYNYRVFASGLSAPGRNLVVTLRGNF; this is encoded by the coding sequence ATGAAAAATCTATTTACACTAATAGGTGTAATGGGGCTATGTACAGCTGCCCATGCACAAACAGAAACAGATAGCATACACCCGATACGGATGGACCAGGTGGTGATATCTGCCAACAAATTCAACGAAAGCAAAAAGGATATTGCCCAGCCCCTGCAACTCATCACCCGCCAGGAAACCGAATGGGCCATGCCCCAGACTACAGCTTCATTGCTGGAGCAAACCGGAAATGTATTCGTGCAACGCAGCCAGATGGGCGGCGGTAGTGCAGTCATCCGTGGTTTTGAGGCCAGCCGTGTATTGATGGTGGTAGATGGCGTTCGTATGAACAACGCTATTTATCGTGCAGGCCATCTGCAGAACATCATCACTATTGATAATAACCTACTGGAGAGCACTGAAATACTCTACGGTCCGGCCTCTACACTTTATGGTAGTGATGCCTTAGGCGGTGTAATCGTGTTCAATACGAAGAATCCTGTCGTGTCGGGTAGCAGCAAAACCAAAGTAAGTGGTAATGCCATGACACGCTACAGCACGGCCAATCATGAAAAGACAGCCCATGTTGATCTCAACCTCGGTCTTAAAAAGATCGCTTTCCTCACCTCCGTCACCTACAGCGATTTCGACGACCTGAGACAAGGTACGTTCCGCAATCCGTTCTATGGCAGCCTGGGCCTGCGCGACAGCTTTGTAACTACCATCGATGGAGTAGACAATATCGTAGCAAACGATGACAACAATATCCAGAAGTTTAGCGGATACAACCAGGTGGATGTGATGGAGAAGATATTATTCCGTCCAAGCTGGCGTATATCACATACACTCAACCTGCAATACTCCAACAGTTCTAACATCCCACGTTACGACAGGCTGACGGATATGCGTAATGGTCGTCTGCGCTATGCGGAGTGGTATTACGGTCCTCAGCTGAGGATGATGGGCGCCTACCAGTTCCATGCACACGACCTTGTAGGCTTCTTCGACGAGATCAAAGCAGGTGCCAGCTACCAGCGTATACAGGAGAGCCGCTACCAGCGTTCTTTCAAGTCGAAAGACCTGCAGGCGCGCATCGAAGATGTGGATGTGATCGGTTACAATGTCGACTTCCGCAAAGAAATGAAGAAACACGAGCTGACCCTCGGTACCGATGGGCAATACAATAAGGTGAAATCAACCGCTCACATAGAGAATGTCAACACCGCGGAAACCACACCGCTCGACACGCGCTACCCCGATGGCGGCAGCAACATGTTGTATGCAGCGGTGTACGGTCAGCACCTTTACAAGATCAATAGCAAGTTGGTGTTGAACGACGGTGTGCGCCTCAACTATACCAGCCTGAAGAGCAAGTTTGAAGATCAAACCTTCTTCCCGTTCCCCTTTAGCAGTGCAGAACAGAACAACCTGGCATGGAGTGGCAACCTTGGGTTAGTGTATATGCCGGCCGAAAGATGGCGTTTTGCAGCCAACAGTTCAACTGGTTTCCGTGCGCCGAATGTAGACGATATGGTAAAAGTATTTGAATCGACAGCAGGCGGTAACCTTATCGTTCCTAATCCGGATCTGAAACCTGAGTACACCTACAACGTAGATCTTGGTATCAACTACATCGTTGACAATACACTAAAACTGGAAGCAAGTGGTTTCTACACCTGGTTCCGCAACGCGATCGTTACGGATAAGTTCACGCTCAATGGTGCAGATAGTGTAGAATACGATGGTAAAATGACAGCTATATTCGCAAGCCAAAACAAAGCACGTGCTTGTTTATACGGTTTCAATGCAGCTATTACAGCTCAACTGATGCCACGTGTTACTTTGTATAGCACCATCAACTTTACCTACGGCAGGTATTTCAATGCGGCAGATAAAGAAACTCCACTCGATCATATTCCACCTGTATTTGGGAAGACCAGTATTATTTACCGTGAAAAGAAATTCACCGGCGAGGTATTTGCCCTGTACAACGGCATGAAGCGACTGAAAGACTATAGCGCATCCGGCGAAGACAACCTCGCCTATGCAACAGCTATGGGCATGCCGGGCTGGTATACGCTGAACCTACGTGCCGGGTATCAGGTGCACCATCGCATCAGCGCAGAGGTAGCTCTGGAAAACATATTGGATTATAACTACCGTGTTTTTGCCTCAGGCCTCAGCGCACCGGGTCGCAACCTTGTGGTTACGCTGCGCGGAAACTTTTAA
- the pfkA gene encoding 6-phosphofructokinase — protein sequence MTNTIRKIGIMTSGGDSPGMNAAIRAVVRTAIYHGIEVYGIRRGYQGMIEGDIYKMATTDVANIIQRGGTILKSARSKEFMTDEGMKKAYDQLTSHGIEALVLIGGDGTFRGAVKFFEKFTIPAVGLPGTIDKDLAGTDYTIGFDTAVNTAVEAIDKIRDTAEAHDRLFIVEVMGRDAGYIALNSGIACGAEDILLPETVTDIEAVLNRIDYDERRKKTVHILVVAEGDDFGGSEAIYKKIVERFPNIDVRATILGHIQRGGSPSYADRVLASRLGYAAVNALRDDRTQCMLGIVNDEVVFTPFTQAIKTNNTLRADMVEMIHVLSA from the coding sequence ATGACAAATACCATCCGCAAGATCGGGATCATGACATCAGGTGGCGACAGCCCGGGTATGAATGCAGCTATACGCGCCGTAGTGCGCACTGCCATTTACCATGGCATTGAGGTATACGGCATTCGCCGCGGCTACCAGGGCATGATAGAAGGCGATATTTACAAAATGGCCACTACAGATGTAGCAAACATCATACAACGTGGGGGCACCATTTTAAAAAGTGCACGTAGCAAGGAGTTCATGACCGACGAGGGCATGAAGAAGGCTTATGATCAGCTGACCAGCCATGGAATAGAGGCACTCGTACTGATAGGCGGCGATGGTACATTTCGTGGGGCGGTCAAGTTCTTTGAGAAGTTCACTATACCGGCAGTTGGTTTACCGGGTACTATCGATAAAGACCTTGCGGGAACAGATTATACAATCGGTTTTGATACGGCAGTTAACACCGCGGTGGAAGCCATCGATAAGATCAGGGATACAGCAGAAGCGCATGATCGCCTGTTCATTGTAGAAGTGATGGGACGGGATGCTGGATATATCGCATTGAATAGCGGCATTGCCTGCGGCGCTGAAGATATACTGCTGCCGGAGACTGTGACCGACATTGAAGCCGTACTGAACAGGATCGACTACGATGAACGTCGCAAGAAGACAGTACACATATTGGTAGTAGCGGAAGGAGATGATTTTGGTGGGTCTGAAGCGATATATAAAAAGATCGTTGAGCGCTTTCCGAATATCGACGTGCGAGCTACAATTTTAGGTCATATACAGCGCGGTGGCTCGCCTAGTTATGCCGACCGTGTGCTGGCCAGCAGGCTCGGGTATGCAGCGGTAAACGCATTGCGAGATGACCGAACCCAATGCATGCTGGGTATAGTGAATGATGAAGTTGTATTCACTCCATTTACACAGGCAATTAAAACTAACAATACGCTACGCGCGGACATGGTAGAGATGATACACGTGTTGTCGGCATAA
- a CDS encoding SulP family inorganic anion transporter yields MNQKVSFFSSYKKDLLAGLIVFLIALPLCLGIAQASGAPLFAGIVAGIVGGLVIGALSGSALSVVGPAAGLTAIVLVAINDLGAFDIFLCAVMVAGAVQLVLGFLKAGSIANYFPNSVIEGMLAGIGLTIILKQLPEAVGYEPPNNANMMDADDGFQWTDITGALEHIQPGAAVIALVGLAILVLWTTKPFQKLKLIPSGLLVVVLGVLVNELFKMNGSALALDTTHLVNLPIATSASEFVNQFTLPDFAGFTNPKVWQTGAVIAIVASIETLLCIEATDKLDPLKRYTPTNRELKAQGIGNMVSGLLGGLPVTSVIVRSSANINAGARTKLSTIVHGTLLLICVAAIPATLNLIPKAALAAILIFTGYRLCNPSVFKHMWKEGGLTQFIPFVVTAVAVVSLDLLKGVAIGMCISIFYILRQNMRIAYYFQRSSFTSGELIKLNLAQEVSFLNKASIKQTLENLPKNSSVIIDASNTEYIDFDVLDLIRDFDENQAPTKNIKMSLVGFKNTYKVSSSNSEKQLVSGFVETGEVPKRTSGSFQNLIKQLTEQNDL; encoded by the coding sequence ATGAATCAGAAAGTATCTTTTTTCTCAAGCTATAAAAAAGACTTGCTTGCAGGTCTTATCGTATTTCTTATTGCCCTTCCGTTGTGTCTTGGTATTGCGCAGGCATCAGGCGCACCGTTGTTTGCGGGTATCGTGGCCGGTATCGTAGGCGGTCTTGTTATTGGTGCGCTGAGCGGATCCGCGCTTAGTGTTGTTGGACCAGCCGCGGGTCTTACGGCTATCGTACTGGTGGCTATCAACGATCTTGGCGCGTTCGACATATTTCTTTGTGCCGTAATGGTGGCCGGAGCTGTTCAGCTGGTGCTGGGATTTTTGAAGGCCGGCTCTATTGCCAACTATTTCCCCAACAGTGTTATTGAAGGGATGCTGGCAGGTATCGGCCTGACTATCATTCTGAAACAACTACCAGAGGCGGTTGGTTACGAGCCACCCAACAACGCCAACATGATGGATGCCGACGACGGTTTCCAGTGGACAGATATTACAGGCGCGCTCGAACATATTCAGCCTGGGGCGGCAGTTATTGCATTGGTTGGTTTGGCTATCCTGGTATTGTGGACGACCAAGCCATTCCAAAAACTAAAGCTGATACCAAGCGGACTATTAGTGGTTGTGCTGGGTGTGCTCGTCAACGAACTGTTCAAGATGAACGGTTCAGCGCTGGCGCTGGATACGACTCATTTGGTAAATCTACCTATAGCAACAAGCGCCAGCGAGTTTGTCAACCAGTTCACCCTGCCTGACTTCGCTGGCTTTACCAATCCAAAAGTTTGGCAGACGGGTGCAGTTATTGCGATAGTAGCATCGATAGAAACGCTGCTGTGTATAGAAGCAACCGATAAGCTGGACCCGCTGAAGCGCTATACGCCAACCAACCGTGAGCTGAAAGCACAAGGTATCGGTAACATGGTGAGCGGCCTGTTGGGCGGTTTACCGGTTACATCGGTTATCGTTCGTTCGTCGGCCAACATCAATGCCGGCGCGCGCACTAAGCTGTCGACTATTGTACACGGTACTCTTTTGTTGATATGCGTTGCGGCAATACCGGCAACACTCAACCTGATACCGAAAGCAGCGCTGGCAGCCATCCTGATCTTTACCGGTTATAGACTGTGTAATCCATCGGTTTTCAAACACATGTGGAAGGAAGGCGGCTTAACGCAATTCATTCCTTTCGTTGTGACAGCTGTTGCAGTAGTATCGCTCGACCTGCTAAAAGGTGTAGCGATAGGTATGTGTATCAGCATATTCTACATACTGCGTCAGAACATGCGCATCGCGTATTACTTCCAGCGCAGCAGCTTTACCAGCGGTGAGCTGATAAAACTGAACCTTGCGCAGGAAGTGTCTTTTCTGAACAAGGCCAGTATTAAACAAACCCTGGAAAACCTGCCGAAGAACAGCAGCGTGATCATAGATGCGAGCAATACCGAGTACATCGACTTCGACGTGCTGGATCTGATACGCGACTTCGATGAGAACCAGGCGCCGACAAAAAACATCAAAATGTCGCTGGTAGGTTTCAAGAATACCTACAAGGTGTCTTCATCAAACTCGGAAAAGCAGCTGGTGTCCGGTTTTGTGGAGACAGGCGAAGTACCTAAGCGTACATCGGGCAGCTTTCAAAACCTGATTAAACAACTTACAGAACAAAACGACCTCTAA